One window from the genome of Nicotiana sylvestris chromosome 9, ASM39365v2, whole genome shotgun sequence encodes:
- the LOC138878489 gene encoding uncharacterized protein translates to MAVNANNRLGYLERGIVELEGEFLKRIDDCQNAEGNEGGHLAQAYLLLGLHELVQLYEGGKNTGSREDTPESDSKDSLIQNLAVELKRLTSRVQGVEDSKGVEGLNYEDLCVQPDVELPEGYKPPQFEMFNGTGDPRVHLRMYCDKLVGVGRDEKIRMKLFMRSLKGDALSWYISQYAKKWTSWVNMASNFMDRFRFNTKNAPDVFYIQNLKKKPTETFCEYATRWRTEAAKVRPALEEEQMNRFFVLAQDPQYYERLMLIEGQKFSDIIKLGERIEESIKNASYVTPIPAVSPENPSQWINPNKTCAYHSGIKGHTIDECRSLKDKIQNLIDNNIIIAKEPAPNVCNNPLPDHKGGGIHMIEIEDDWDLEVSIGLIVEGDEPKKPVVTLNPIVVQIQPSKGDVVNVSVPLEFEAPSAKAPKLIEVEFGIPKVPTPVEVTMLPPKVPILASMADVTPFKTNAIPWDYTAEARRKGNTYTGEAIAAQGMTKTGRVYTPEHLAESSKQASGRVVETGPDDLWRKVQAKEYSVVEQLNKTPAQISILALLQSSEAHKNALMKILSETYVPSNITGSEMATMVGQVLESHKITFHEDELPPEGLGHNKALHITAQCEDNFITRILVDGGSSLNICPLITLRTLGKGLHEIKDGAISVKAFVRSQRSTIGEISLCLQMGPIWFDVEFQVIDVPASYNLLLGRPWIHAAGAVASTLHQAVKFEWNHQEVIIHGDGSNPIYNRQTILMIGGRRRIEGETYHHIERVNVVDKDKWWDSKIESILNWSGYVPRKRLGKNLQGITKPIKLKKHGTTFGLGYEYTWEEFNHWSPLWRGPYYPLEHPIPQLEHTFQPSDTLYGLEEDEALAAIKNLFLEDDMDCCVIFEEEEEEGPSIQAVNRGECLTNCVTLTYLDDEPTTVTCNEAMQQMDIASEEDDILEEVVREVENFENRPKSNLDETEVVNLGDTENVKETHISAHLSPSEKKEYTEFLKEYDDIFAWSYDDMTGLSTSIVAHKLPTDPTCPPGEDITFLGDGRTTALLESLAHEIFSEKPSNEPDSLPCKLTHAPPVHSKLLVSSSKSPITRSLQQENFESSL, encoded by the exons atggctgtcaacGCCAACAACCGGCTGGGGTATCTGGAACGAGGCATAGTGGAATTGGAAGGTGAATTTCTGAAGAGGATCGACGATTGTCAGAATGCTGAGGGTAATGAAGGTGGGCACCTGGCCCAAGcttacttgctgctgggactgcaCGAGCTGGTGCAGCTGTACGAGGGAGGCAAGAATACCGGATCTAGGGAAG ATACACCTGAATCAGACAGCAAAGACTCCCTCATTCAGAATTTAGCTGTTGAGCTCAAGAGGTTAACCAGCCGGGTCCAGGGTGTTGAAGATAGCAAAGGTGtggaaggtttgaactatgaagatctttgtgttcagccagatgtcgaactcccggaggggtacaaacctccccaGTTCGAAATGTTcaacggtacaggtgatcccagggtccatctcagaatgtattgtgataagctggtaggagtcggaagggacgaaaagatccgcatgaagctgttcatgagaagtctgaagggtgatgcattatcttggtatatTAGCCAGTATGCGAAGAAATGGACAAGTTGGGTGAATATGGCATCcaatttcatggaccggttcaggttcaatactaagaatgcaccagatgtgttctatatccaaaatttgaagaagaaacccacagagaccttttgcgagtatgctactcgatggaggacagaagccgctaaggtcaggccggccttGGAAGAAGAGCAGATGAATAGGTTCTTTGTCCtggctcaggacccgcaatacTACGAGAGGCTGATGTTGATAGAGGGTCAAaagttctctgacatcatcaagttgggagaaaggattgaagaaagtATCAAGAACG CCAGTTACGTTACCCCTATTCCAGCCGTatctccagaaaatccttcccaatgGATCAACCCAAACAAGACTTGCGCATACCATTCCGGGATAAAGGGCCATACCATCGACGAGTGTCGCTcattgaaagacaagattcagaaCCTGATTGACAACAATATCATtatagcaaaggagcctgctcctaatgtctgcaacaaccccctgcctgaccacaagggtggaggcatcCATATGATCGAGATTGAAGATGATTGGGACCTCGAGGTGTCAATCGGTTTGATAGTTGAAGGAGATGAACCTAAGAAGCCAGTAGTTACTCTCAATCCCATTGTTGTTCAGATTCAGCCCTCTAAGGGTGATGTGGTAAATGTGTCCGTACCGCTCGAGTTTGAAGCACCTTCTGCAAAGGCGCCAAAACTAATTGAGGTTGAGTTCGGAATTCCAAAGGTGCCTACACCTGTCGAAGTTACTATGTTACCTCCCAAGGTGCCTATTCTGGCCTCCATGGCAGACGTGACCCCGTTCAAGACAAATgctataccttgggattacaccgcTGAGGCTAGAAGGAAAGGAAATACATATACCGGGGAAGCAATTGCCGCACAGGGCATGACTAAGACTGGCAGGGTATACACCCCGGAGCACTTGGCTGAGTCCAGCAAGCAAGCCTCCGGGCGGGTTGTTGAAACCGGAcccgatgacctttggaggaaggtACAGGCCAAAGAGTACTCAGTCGTCGAGCAACTGAACAAAACGCCAGCACAGATTTCTATTCTGGCTCTTCTGCAAAGCTCAGAGGCACATAAAAACGCCTTAATGAAAATATTGAGTGAAACTTATGTTCCCAGCAACATAACAGGAAGCGAAATGGCAACCATGGTGGGGCaggtactggaaagccacaagatcaccttccacgaggacgAATTACCACCAGAAGGGCTtggtcacaacaaagcattgcacatcactgcGCAATGCGAGGATAACTTTATCACCAGGATTTTAGTCGACGGgggatccagcctcaacatttgtccattgataactctcaggacattgggtaagggattgcacgagatcaaagacgGGGCTATCAGTGTCAAAGCTTTTGTTagatctcagaggtccaccattggagaAATTAGCCTATGCCTACAGATGGGACCCATCTGGTTTGATGTTGAGTTCCAAGTCATTGACGTACCAGCATCCTATAATTTGTtgctgggacgaccctggatccacgccgctggggctgtagcatcaactttGCATCAAgctgtaaaatttgaatggaatcatcaggaagtaatcattcatggcgacggtagcaaccctatatacaatcGCCAAACCATTCTGATGATCGGAGGCAGAAGAAGGATAGAAGGAGAAACGTACCACCACATCGAGCGGGTCAATGTTGTagacaaagacaagtggtgggataGCAAGATCGAAAGCATCCTGAATTGGAGCGGGTATGTACCCAGAAAAagacttggcaagaacctgcaaggtatcaccaaacctatcaagctgaagaagcatggtaccacttttggcctagggtatgagtacacttgggaggagttcaaccatTGGTCACCTCTATGGCGCGGACCATACTATCCGCTGGAGCACCCTATACCTCAGTTGGAGCATACTTTTCAGCCATCCGACACTTTGTATGGATTAGAGGAAGACGAGGCACTAGCAGCAATAAAGAACCTATTTCTGGaagatgatatggattgttgtgttatcttcgaggaggaagaggaggaaggcccttccattcaAGCCGTGAACCGAGGGGAATGCCTCACCAATTG CGTTACTCTTACatatcttgatgatgaaccaacaactgtgacttgcaacgaggcaatgcaacaaatggatatagcttcagaagaggatgatatactagAAGAAGTTGTCAGAGAGgtcgaaaactttgagaataggcctaagtctaatctAGATGAGACCGAAGTCGTTAATTTGGGTGATACtgaaaatgtcaaggaaacacaTATCAGCGCACATTTGTCGCCATcggaaaagaaagagtacacagagttcctaaaagagtatgacgatatctttgcatggtcttatgacgATATGACTGgcctcagcacatccattgtagctcacaagttgccaacagatcctacatgtccgccg